From Lentimicrobium sp. L6, a single genomic window includes:
- a CDS encoding NADH-dependent [FeFe] hydrogenase, group A6, with the protein MDMIKLTIDNKVIEVEKGTTIYHAAKKLNIEIPILCYMNLEHLDIENKPGGCRICVVEVEGRRNLAPSCSTKADDGMVVRTNTMRVINARRTVMEFILSDHPKECLTCSKSGHCDLQDMAQKLGVREIPNETTCEMSSYRLDTSPSIIRNLDKCIMCRRCETMCNEVQTVGALSAINRGFEAAVGTAFEMNLEASTCTYCGQCVAVCPTAALTEVDHTPQVIRAIADPTKTVVVQTAPAVRAALGEEFGMEAGTLVTGQMVTALRGLGFDHIFDTDFAADLTIMEEGTELLGRLNAHLAGDKNVKLPILTSCCPGWVNFFETQFPDMKDIPSTARSPQQMFGPIAKTYFAGKLGIKREDMVVVSIMPCLAKKYEAQRDEFKVNGNPDVDFSISTRELAHLIKQANMDLNTLEKSDFDQPMGESTGAGVIFGATGGVIEAAARTAYEVHTGKTLEKVDLKQLRGMEGIRAGSVDFDGLEVKIGIAHGLGNARKLLNDIRDGKSHFHAIEIMACPGGCIGGGGQPLHHGDSEILQKRAAALYREDAGKPIRKSHENPAIKELYETFLGEPCGELSHELLHTHYFDRKRKRDIEE; encoded by the coding sequence ATGGACATGATCAAATTAACAATAGATAATAAAGTGATAGAAGTAGAAAAAGGTACTACTATTTATCACGCAGCTAAAAAATTAAATATCGAAATCCCAATTTTGTGTTACATGAATTTGGAGCATTTAGATATCGAAAATAAACCTGGTGGTTGTAGAATTTGTGTTGTAGAAGTAGAAGGCCGTAGAAATTTGGCTCCTTCTTGCTCTACAAAAGCAGATGACGGAATGGTTGTTCGTACCAATACAATGAGAGTGATTAACGCTCGTCGTACTGTTATGGAATTCATTTTAAGTGATCACCCAAAAGAGTGTTTAACTTGTTCTAAATCGGGTCATTGTGACTTGCAAGATATGGCGCAAAAATTAGGAGTTCGTGAAATTCCTAATGAAACTACTTGCGAAATGTCGTCATACCGTTTAGACACTTCTCCAAGTATTATTCGTAACCTTGATAAATGTATCATGTGTCGTCGTTGCGAAACCATGTGTAACGAAGTCCAAACTGTTGGTGCGCTTTCTGCTATCAACCGTGGTTTTGAAGCAGCTGTTGGTACAGCTTTCGAAATGAACTTAGAAGCCAGTACTTGTACTTACTGTGGGCAGTGTGTAGCTGTATGTCCTACTGCTGCATTAACAGAAGTAGACCACACTCCTCAAGTGATTAGAGCAATTGCCGACCCAACAAAAACTGTTGTGGTACAAACTGCTCCTGCTGTTAGAGCTGCACTTGGTGAAGAGTTTGGAATGGAAGCTGGAACTTTAGTTACTGGTCAAATGGTAACTGCTTTAAGAGGTCTTGGTTTCGATCACATATTTGATACTGACTTTGCTGCCGACCTTACCATTATGGAAGAAGGTACTGAGCTATTAGGTCGTTTAAATGCACATTTAGCAGGTGATAAGAATGTGAAACTTCCTATATTAACTTCTTGCTGTCCAGGTTGGGTTAATTTCTTCGAAACTCAATTCCCAGATATGAAGGACATTCCTTCAACAGCACGTTCTCCACAGCAAATGTTTGGCCCTATTGCTAAAACTTATTTTGCAGGAAAATTAGGAATTAAGCGCGAAGATATGGTTGTGGTTTCTATCATGCCTTGTTTAGCTAAGAAATATGAAGCTCAACGTGACGAGTTTAAAGTAAACGGAAATCCTGATGTTGATTTCTCTATTTCTACTCGCGAATTAGCTCATCTCATTAAGCAAGCTAATATGGACTTAAATACCCTTGAGAAAAGTGATTTCGACCAGCCAATGGGCGAATCTACTGGAGCGGGTGTTATCTTTGGTGCTACAGGTGGTGTAATTGAAGCTGCTGCTCGTACTGCTTATGAAGTTCATACTGGTAAAACTTTAGAAAAAGTTGACCTTAAACAATTAAGAGGTATGGAAGGTATCAGAGCTGGTAGTGTTGACTTCGATGGTTTAGAAGTTAAGATTGGTATTGCTCATGGTCTTGGAAATGCTCGTAAATTATTAAATGATATTCGTGATGGTAAATCACATTTCCACGCTATTGAAATCATGGCTTGTCCTGGTGGATGTATTGGTGGTGGTGGTCAACCTCTACACCATGGCGATTCTGAGATTCTTCAGAAACGTGCTGCTGCTTTATATCGTGAAGATGCTGGTAAACCAATCAGAAAATCTCATGAGAACCCAGCTATCAAAGAATTATATGAAACATTCTTAGGTGAGCCTTGTGGTGAGTTGTCACACGAATTATTACATACTCATTATTTCGATCGCAAACGCAAAAGAGATATTGAAGAATAG
- a CDS encoding NADH-quinone oxidoreductase subunit NuoF: MSEYKMHMMVCGGTGCRASQSDTIVEKMKKELEYRNLDEEVQVVITGCFGFCEKGPIVKMLPDNTFYTEVKPENVTEIIDEHIIKGRKVESLLYVDPNKGVTEPDSKHMDFYKKQIRIALRNCGFINPEVVDEYIAADGYEALGKVLSEYTPEQTIDIIKKSGLRGRGGGGFPTGLKWQFAAQNEADKKYVVCNADEGDPGAFMDRSILEGDPHSVLEAMAICGYTMGSDEGIIYIRAEYPLAIERLHVAIKQAREYGLLGKDILGTGFDFDITLRYGAGAFVCGEETALIHSMEGHRGEPTVKPPFPAESGYNGKPTNVNNVETFANIPAIILKGAEWFSSIGTEKSKGTKVFALAGKINNVGLIEVPMGTTLREVIFEIGGGIKDGKKFKAVQTGGPSGGCLTEKHLDTPIDFDNLIAAGSMMGSGGMIVMDEDDCMVAMAKFYLEFTVEESCGKCAPCRIGNKRLHETLHKITEGKGTMHDLDLLKNMSNVIKDTSLCGLGQTSPNPVLSMLDNFYDEFLAHVSDHKCEAGQCKSLLKYNIIDEECVGCTACARVCPVGCISGEKKEVHLIDQSICIKCGACMDKCKFNAIELI; encoded by the coding sequence ATGTCAGAATATAAAATGCATATGATGGTTTGCGGCGGAACAGGTTGCCGTGCTTCTCAAAGCGATACCATAGTTGAAAAAATGAAGAAAGAACTGGAATATAGAAATCTGGACGAAGAAGTTCAGGTGGTCATTACCGGTTGTTTTGGCTTTTGTGAAAAAGGGCCTATTGTAAAAATGTTACCAGACAACACTTTCTATACAGAGGTGAAGCCTGAGAACGTTACTGAGATTATTGATGAGCATATCATCAAAGGTCGTAAAGTTGAAAGCTTATTATATGTTGATCCTAATAAAGGAGTAACAGAACCAGATAGTAAGCATATGGATTTCTATAAGAAACAAATCCGTATCGCATTAAGAAATTGTGGTTTCATTAATCCAGAAGTGGTAGATGAGTATATCGCAGCCGATGGTTACGAAGCTTTAGGAAAGGTATTATCAGAGTATACTCCAGAGCAAACTATCGATATCATTAAAAAATCAGGTCTTCGCGGTAGAGGAGGAGGGGGATTCCCAACTGGTCTAAAATGGCAGTTTGCTGCCCAAAACGAAGCCGATAAGAAATATGTAGTTTGTAATGCCGATGAAGGTGACCCAGGTGCTTTTATGGATCGTTCTATTTTAGAAGGTGACCCACACTCTGTATTAGAAGCTATGGCTATCTGTGGTTATACCATGGGTTCAGATGAAGGTATTATCTATATTAGGGCTGAGTATCCTCTAGCTATTGAGAGATTACACGTGGCTATTAAGCAAGCTCGTGAATATGGTTTATTAGGAAAAGACATTCTTGGAACTGGATTTGATTTCGATATCACACTAAGATACGGAGCTGGTGCTTTCGTTTGTGGTGAAGAAACTGCACTTATCCATTCTATGGAAGGTCATAGAGGTGAACCAACTGTTAAGCCTCCATTCCCAGCAGAATCTGGCTATAATGGAAAGCCAACAAACGTAAATAACGTTGAGACTTTCGCTAACATTCCAGCGATTATCCTTAAGGGAGCTGAATGGTTCTCTTCTATTGGAACTGAAAAATCTAAAGGAACTAAAGTATTTGCTTTAGCTGGTAAGATTAATAATGTTGGTCTTATTGAGGTACCAATGGGAACTACACTAAGAGAAGTTATTTTCGAAATTGGTGGTGGAATTAAAGATGGCAAGAAATTTAAAGCCGTTCAAACCGGTGGTCCTTCTGGTGGATGTTTAACGGAAAAGCATTTAGATACTCCAATTGACTTTGATAACTTGATAGCAGCTGGCTCTATGATGGGGTCTGGTGGTATGATTGTTATGGATGAAGACGATTGTATGGTAGCAATGGCTAAATTCTACTTAGAATTTACTGTTGAAGAATCTTGTGGTAAATGTGCTCCATGTAGAATTGGTAACAAAAGATTACACGAAACACTACATAAAATTACTGAAGGAAAAGGGACCATGCATGATCTAGATTTACTTAAAAATATGAGTAATGTCATCAAGGATACTTCTCTTTGTGGATTAGGTCAAACTTCTCCAAATCCAGTTTTATCAATGCTTGATAATTTTTATGATGAGTTTTTAGCTCACGTATCAGATCATAAGTGTGAAGCTGGACAGTGTAAGTCATTATTGAAATACAATATTATTGATGAGGAATGTGTAGGCTGTACAGCTTGTGCTAGAGTTTGTCCTGTAGGTTGTATTTCTGGTGAAAAGAAAGAGGTTCATCTCATCGACCAAAGCATTTGTATCAAATGTGGAGCATGTATGGACAAGTGTAAGTTTAACGCCATTGAATTAATATAA
- a CDS encoding ferredoxin translates to MAKVKTLADLRAMKSELQSKIQLRENAENPESVVQIRVGMATSGIASGAKEVYHYFTEEMAKRNINGITTQVGDMGYCYAEPTVEVLVPGKDPIVFGYVDVKKADQIIEKYIKQGELLDGIIPPNYQNINE, encoded by the coding sequence ATGGCAAAAGTTAAAACGTTAGCAGATTTACGAGCAATGAAGAGTGAACTGCAATCGAAAATCCAACTCAGGGAGAACGCAGAAAATCCTGAATCAGTAGTCCAGATTAGAGTAGGTATGGCCACTAGCGGCATCGCCAGTGGAGCCAAAGAAGTATATCATTACTTCACCGAAGAAATGGCCAAAAGAAATATAAATGGTATTACTACTCAGGTAGGCGATATGGGATATTGCTATGCTGAACCAACTGTAGAAGTTTTGGTTCCTGGTAAAGATCCTATTGTTTTTGGTTATGTTGATGTGAAAAAGGCTGACCAAATCATTGAGAAGTATATCAAGCAAGGTGAGTTGTTGGACGGTATCATTCCTCCAAACTATCAAAACATTAATGAATAG